The genomic region GATCGGGCCGGTGGATCAGGACGTTTTGGAAAAGAAGATTCTTCCTCTTGTGCGGGAGCTGCAGCAGCAATGATGCGAGTTTGGACGTTGATTCTGGCGCTGGCAATCCCCGGTCTGGTGGCCGCTCAAGAAGCGCGCCCGCTGGCCGAGAACCCGCAAGCTGAGGCCCGGCTCAAGGCGCTCGCGGTCGAGTTGCGTTGCCTGGTCTGCCAGAACCAAACGTTGGCGGATTCCAATGCCCCGTTGGCTGAGGATCTGCGCCGGGAAGTGCGCGAGATGATCGCAAAGAACATGAGCGATCAGCAGATCATTGATTTCCTCGTGGAACGTTACGGCGACTTTGTTCTGTACAGGCCGCCGTTACGGGTGACGACGACGCTGCTGTGGGTCGGACCATTTCTCCTGCTGGCCATCGGAGGGACGGCGTTGATCCTGGCCGTTCGGCGTAGGCAGAAGACCCTTCCTGAGGCGGTGGTGTCCGATGCCGACCACGCACGAGTGGAGCAATTGTTATCCGATGGAGCCAAACACCCATGATTGTGACGTTTTGGCTCATTGCCGCCGGTTTGACGATCCTGATTCTCGGCTTCGTGCTGTGGCCCTTGCTGCGGGGGACAAGCACGCCGGCTTCCGGCGAACAGGAGAAGCGGCTGTCCGTGTATCGACAGCAGTTTGTTGAGTTGGCGCTGGATCACAAGAACGGCGTGTTGACCGATGAGCAATATCAGATTGCACGGCGGGAATTGGACCGTCGTGTTCTCGA from Nitrospira sp. harbors:
- a CDS encoding cytochrome c-type biogenesis protein CcmH produces the protein MMRVWTLILALAIPGLVAAQEARPLAENPQAEARLKALAVELRCLVCQNQTLADSNAPLAEDLRREVREMIAKNMSDQQIIDFLVERYGDFVLYRPPLRVTTTLLWVGPFLLLAIGGTALILAVRRRQKTLPEAVVSDADHARVEQLLSDGAKHP